A window of the Diceros bicornis minor isolate mBicDic1 chromosome 28, mDicBic1.mat.cur, whole genome shotgun sequence genome harbors these coding sequences:
- the GBGT1 gene encoding globoside alpha-1,3-N-acetylgalactosaminyltransferase 1 isoform X2, with the protein MASPAARRTELLTLTPWLAPIVSEGTFNPELLRHIYQPLNLTIGLTAFAVGKYTRFVKHFLESAERFFMHGYRVCYYIFTDDPTAIPRVPLAPGRLLSIIPIQRHSCWEEISTRRMETISQHIAERAHREVDYLFCVNVDMVFRNPWGPETLGDLVAAIHPRYYAVPRQQFPYERRHVSTAFVTDGEGDFYYGGAVFGGRVARVYEFTRGCHMAILADKANGIMATWQEESHLNRRFISHKPSKVLSPEYLWDDRKPQPAILKLIRFSTLDKDTNRLKS; encoded by the exons ATGGCCTCCCCTGCTGCCAGGCGCACAGAGCTGCTGACGCTGACGCCCTGGCTGGCGCCCATCGTCTCCGAGGGAACCTTCAACCCAGAGCTTCTGCGGCACATCTACCAGCCCCTGAACCTGACCATCGGGCTCACAGCGTTCGCCGTGGGGAA GTACACCCGCTTTGTCAAGCACTTCCTGGAGTCGGCTGAGCGGTTCTTCATGCATGGTTACCGGGTATGCTATTACATCTTCACCGACGATCCCACAGCCATTCCCCGGGTCCCGCTGGCCCCCGGCCGCCTCCTCAGCATCATCCCCATCCAGAGGCACTCCTGCTGGGAGGAGATCTCCACGCGCCGGATGGAGACCATCAGCCAGCACATTGCTGAGAGGGCGCACCGGGAAGTGGACTACCTCTTCTGCGTCAATGTGGACATGGTGTTCCGGAACCCGTGGGGCCCTGAGACCTTGGGAGACCTGGTGGCTGCCATTCACCCACGCTACTATGCTGTCCCCCGCCAGCAGTTCCCCTACGAGCGCAGGCATGTTTCCACCGCCTTCGTGACAGATGGTGAGGGGGACTTCTATTATGGTGGGGCAGTCTTTGGGGGGCGGGTGGCCAGGGTGTACGAGTTTACCAGGGGCTGCCACATGGCCATCCTGGCAGACAAGGCCAACGGCATCATGGCAACCTGGCAGGAGGAGAGCCACCTGAACCGCCGCTTCATCTCGCACAAGCCCTCTAAAGTGCTGTCCCCAGAGTACCTCTGGGACGACAGGAAGCCCCAGCCAGCCATCCTGAAGCTGATCCGCTTTTCTACTTTGGACAAAGACACCAACCGGCTGAAGAGCTGA